The genomic DNA CCGGGTGCTGGGCGGCCAGCCGCGAGGTCGGCGCGGCCAGGAAGGGCGCCAGCCACAGCCCCGGCGTGAAGCCCAGCTCCGAGAGCGGCCCCGGCAGCTCGCGGGCGTGCCCGCCGAAGTCGGGGGAGGGGTCCAGCCAGTCCCCGATCCCCGCCTGAAAGCCGTCGTCGAGCTGGAACACGTCGAAGGGGAGGTCGAGGTCGCGGGCGAGTCGGGCATTGTCCAGCACGGCCTCCAGCGTCACGTCCCGGTAGTAGGAATACCAACTGCACCACACCCGCAGCGCGGGCGGGGTGCGGGCGTTCATGGTCTGCCCCAGAAGTGCGGTCAGGGCTTCCACGGTCCCGATCACGTCGTCCGTCTCCTCCCAGGCGACCCCGGTGGGCGGTCCCTCCTGGGTGCAGGTCACCTCGACGCCCCCTTGCCCGGCGCGGGCCTCCCAGTGGGTGAAGGTACTCGTGGCGTTTCCCGCGCACCCGACCCAGCCGCCCCCGTCCGGGCGAATCAGGGCGACCAGGGTGTGCGAGCGCCACACGCCCGCCTCGCCGCTGGGGAGAAAGGCGGGGTCGTGGCCCTGCTCGTGCCGCCAGCGCATCAGCGGAACGCTCTGGCGCTCGGTCAGGGGCCGCAGTTCGGCCTCGCTCCACGACTGGTAGCCGCTGACGAGCACGCGCACCTCCTCGGGCGGGAGGGGGAGGGTCCACTGGGCGGGGGGGTCCATGCCGCAGGATACGGTGGGGCAGCCCCCCCGCCGGACCCGAAGGGGCTGAAACTCCCGTTCATGCACCTGGGGCAAGGGGGTGGGCCGGGAGGCCGGCTGTGGGCTGCTCAGGCTTCCCCGTCCTCCTCCCCCTCCGCCCAGCCCCGGCTGCGTTCGACGGCCTGCCGCCAGCGGGCGAGGCGGTGCTCGCGCTCGTCGTCGGCCAGCGCGGGCTCGAAGACGCGTTCCTCCTGCCACAGCCGCGCCACATCCTCCACACCCTCCCAGAAGCCCACCGCCAGTCCGGCGAGCAGGGCCGCACCCAGGGCCGTCGTCTCGGTCACGCGCGGGCGCACCACGGGCACCCCCAGCAGGTCGGCCTGCACCTGCATCAGGAGGGCGTTGCGGCTGCCCCCGCCGTCCACCCGCACCTCGCGCAGCGGGGTGGCGTGGTCCCCCCGCATGGCGAGCAGCACCTCGGCCGACTGGAAGGCGGTCGCCTCCAGCGCGGCGCGGGCGATATGCGCCCCGGTCGTTCCGCGCGTCAGGCCCACCAGCGTGCCCCGCGCGTAGGGGTCCCAGTACGGCGCCCCCAATCCCACGAAGGCGGGCACGAAATACACGCCGCCCGACGTGGGCACGCTCGCCGCCAGCGCCTCCACCTCCCCCGCCTCGCGGATCAGCCCCAGCCCGTCGCGCAGCCAGCCCACCGCCGCCCCCGCCACGAAGACGCTGCCCTCCAGGGCGTAGGTGCGCTCGCCCCCCAGCTCCCACGCCACGGTCGTGAGCAGGCGGTGTGCGCTGGGAACAGCCTGGGCACCCGTATTCAGCAGCAGGAAACAGCCGGTTCCGTAGGTATTTTTCGCCATGCCCGGCGTCAGGCACGCCTGCCCGAAGGTCGCCGCCTGCTGGTCCCCCGCGATGCCCGCGACCGGAATCCGGTGCCCGAACAGGTGCGCGGCGGTGTGCCCGTAGACTTCCGAACTCGGGCGCACCTCCGGCAGCAGGGCGCGGGGAATGCCCAGCAGCGCGAGCAGTTCGTCGTCCCAGCTCCCGGTGCGGAGGCTGTACAGCAGCGTCCGGCTGGCGTTCGTCGCGTCGGTGACGTGCAACTCGCCCCCCGTGAGCTGATAGACCAGCCACGAGTCCACCGTGCCGAAGGCCAGCTCGCCCCGCTCCGCCCGCTCCCGCGCTCCGGGCACGTGGTCGAGCAGCCAGCGCAGCTTCGTGCCGCTGAAGTAGGGGTCGAGGAGGAGGCCCGTTTTCTCCCGGAAGGCGGTTTCCAGCCCCCGCGCCCGCAGTTCCCCGCACAGGGGCGCGGTGCGGCGGTCCTGCCACACGATGGCCCGGTGCAGCGGCTCGCCCGTGCGGCGGTCCCACAGCAGCGTGGTCTCGCGCTGGTTGGTGATCCCGATGGCCGCCACGTCGGCGGGCCGCGCCCCCGCGCGGGCCAGCGCCTCTTGCGCCACGCCGACCTGCGTGCTCCACAGCTCGGCGGGGTCATGCTCGACCCAGCCGGGCCGGGGAAAGTGCGGCGGCACCTCCTTTTGCGCGAGGGCCTGCACGGTGCCCTCCCGGTCAAAGAGCAGCGCCCGGCTGCTGGTGGTGCCCTGGTCGAGCGCGAGGACGTAACGGGTCATGGGGGGCCTCCGGGGGTGGGCGGGCGTGGGGAAGGGGAGCCGTGGGCGGTGGGCAGGGCCGGAGCATACCGACCCAGCCCGCCGGGCTGCTGCAAGGTTTCTGTCAGGTGGGGGGCTTCCGGGCACCGCGCTCCCCGCGCCTGGACCCCCGGTCCCGCCCATGGTCGAGTTCGCTTCCCCCTCCAGCACGGCGTCTGCCCAGGCCCCCCGCCACACTGCAAGGTGTGTGACGGGGCTGTGATGGGCGGTCTTCTACAGTGCGCCGGTATGCGCCGCCCCCGGCTCCGGCTGCTGCCCCCCGATCCGCTGAGGTTGGTGCGGTGGGCGCCCCTGCTGGCGGCCTCGATCGGGCTGGTGCTCCTGTTGAGGTGCGGCACCGCGTCCCCCTTCTACGTGGGGCTGCTGCTGGCCGTGATTGCGTTCGGGCTGCTGCGTCTGTTCGGTCCCGCGCGGGTGCGGGCTCGGCTGCACGCGCAGTTTCCGGTCGCCTACGTGCTGCTGCTGTTGGGCGTGTGGGCGGTGGGCCTGCACGTGTTGCCGCAGCATCCCGCCACCCCCATGGCCCTGCTCGCCGCCCTGCTGCACACGACCACGCTGTACGTTTTTTTCTTTCTGCAACGCTCGCCCCGCGTGGCCGCCCGGCAGTCGTGGGTCACGCTGGGGGCCTTTCTGGCGGTGCTCCTGCCCCGGAGCTGGATGAGCCGGGATCAGGGCGGTCCCTTCGACGGGTGGACCCTGCCGCTGACCCTGCTGATTGCCCACGGCACGCTGATTCTGGCCCTGCGGGCATTTTCGGAGGCGCGGGCGGCGCTCGCCGAGGAACAGGCCCGCTCCCGGCTGCTGCATGACCTCGCGCACCGCGACCCCCTCACCGGCCTTGCCAACCGCCGCGCCCTCGAGCAGGATCTCGCCGGGCACCCGCGCCGAACCGGGGCGCTGCTCGCCGTGATCGACGTGGACGGCCTCAAGCGGGTCAACGACTCCCTGGGGCACGCCGCCGGGGACGACCTGCTGCGGCGCTTCGCCGGGGGGGTCGCCCGTGCGGTGGGGCCGGGGGGCCGCGCCTACCGCATCAGCGGCGACGAGTTCGCCCTGCTGATTCCCGGCCCGGCAACTCCCGACCTGGAAGACCTCGTCGAGACCGTCGCCGGGGAGGTGCGCCGGACCTACCCCCAGGCCGGGGCCAGCGTGGGCGCTGCCCCCTGGCAACCGGGCGAGAGCGGGGGCACCTGGCTCGCCCGCGCGGACCGCGCCATGTACCGCCACAAGGAGCGGGACCGCTCGTCCACGCAGCCGGAGGACCTGAATTAGGGCCGAAATCGGCGCCCCCGTCCTATCCTGACCCCATGTCTGCCCCCCAGCCCACCCCCGACACCGAGCGCCTCCTCGCCCACCTGCGCGGCCTCGTGGCCCTGACCGGCCCCAGCGGCTCCGAGGAGGACGTGATTCGCGCCGCCCACCGCGCCGCCCTGCCGCTGGCCGACCGGGTAGAGGTGGACGCTTTCGGCAACGTGGTCGCCGTGCGGGAGGCCGCCGACCCGGACGCCCGCCGCCTGATCCTCGCCGCGCACCTCGACGAGGTGGGCTTCCGGGTGCGGGCCGTCACGCCGGGAGGCTTCCTGCGGCTGGAAAAGGTGGGCGGCACCGACGACCGCATCCTGCTCGCCCAGCGGGTGCACGTGCGCACCGCTGAGGGGACACTGCTGGGGGTGATCGGCACCAAGAGCGCCCACCTCCTCACCGACGCCGACCGCTCCCGCGTGGTGCCGCAGGCCGAACTGTACGTGGACGTGGGTGCCCGCAGCGCCGAGGAGGCCGCTGGAATGGGCATCCGCATCGGTGACCCGGTGGGCTTCGTGGGGGAGCTGACTGAGCTTGGGCGCGGCAGCGGGCGGTATGTCGCCCATGCCCTCGACGACCGCGCCGGGGCGGCGGTGCTGCTCGCCCTGCTGGAGCGTTACCGCAACGCGTCCCCGCCCGTCACCCTGATCGTGGCCTTCACCACCCAGGAGGAGGTCGGCCTGCGCGGGGCCACCGCCGTCGCCCGCGCCCACGGGGCCGACGTGGCCCTCGCCCTCGACATGACGGCCGCCGACGACACCCCCGAGTTCGCCGCGCCGCACCTGCGGCTGGGCGGCGGCCCCACCGTCAAGGTGATGGACTTTTCCACCCTCTCGCACCCCGCCGTGCGCCGGGGGCTGGAGGCCGCCGCCCAGGCCCGTGGCCTGAGCGTGCAGCCCGAGCTGCTGCGCGGCATCGGCACCGACGCGGGGGCGCTGCAACACGCGGGCCGGGGCATTCCGGCGGGGGCTGTCTCGGTCGCCAACCGCTCCACCCACAGCCCGGTGGAGGTGCTGGACCTCGCGGACCTGCTCGGGGCGCTGGAGCTGCTGGACGGCTTCGTGCAGGGGCTGCCGGACCTCGACCTGCGGTTCGTGGCGCTGGACGAATAAAGAACTAGGTCCCTCCGGCTTGAGTGCCCGGAGGGACCTTCATTCGTAAGGCGTCAGGGCCGCGCCGGGGCCACCTGCGGGGTCAGGCTGGGGCCTCTCAGCACCGCCAGCCCGTTCTTCCATGTCAGGGGGTCGATCCGCATCGACCGCTGCCCGCCGTTCTCGTAGCCGACCTGTCCTGCTGTCCAAGCGTGGTAGTACAGCCACGGATTGCCCTTCCCGTCCGTGATGATGCCCTGCCCGCCGGGTCCGGCGACCTTGCCCTTCGTCGCCAGCCACGGTTCCTCGCGGCTGAGCTTGCGGAAGGGTCCGGTCGGGCTGGAGGCCACCGCGTAGCCCACCGCGTAGGTGTCGCTGTTGTAGTCGGCGGCGCTGTAAAAGAGGTAATACTTGCCCGCCCGCGCGTACACCTGCGGCGCCTCGATCAGGTTGCCCTCCCACAGCGCCCCGTTGTAGAGCAGGTCGGTGGCCTTGCCCGTGAGCTTCAGCCCGTCCGCGCTGAGCTTCTGGACCCAGATGCCGGTGAACTGGTTGCAGCAGTTGCCGTCATTCTTCCAGTACAGGTAGCGCTGCCCGTCCTTGTCCTGAAAGGGGCTGGCGTCGATGCTCCCGCCGAGGTCGAGCTGGCACACCAGCGGGGCCTTGTTCGCGTCGTTGAAGGGGCCGGTGGGCAGCTTGCTCACCGCCACGCCGATGCACTGGCGCCCGCTCTCGGTGTGGCGGGCGGTGTAGTACAGGACGTATCCGGCGCCCGTGCGGGCCACCTCCGGCGCCCAGGTGTAGCCGCCCGTCGCCCACGCCCCCAGCCGCCCCATGCCCTCGCCCACCCGCTGCCACCGCACGAGGTCGCTGCTTTTCAGCACGGGCAGGTCCACCCCGCCGCTGTTCGTGCCGTAGGCGTAGTAGGTGCTCCCCACCCGCAGGATGAAGGGGTCGGGAAAGTCGTCGAGAATGACGGGGTTGGTGTAGGTCGCGGGTTTGGCGGCGGGCCGCGCCTGCGCGAGCGGCTCGGCTCCTCCCGCCCCGGCGGGCGCTCCGCTCGTGCCCAGCCCCAGCAGCAGGGCGGCGAGCAGGGGAGAGGCAGAAGTACGGAAGTTCATACGGCCTCCGTCCAATCCGTTCCCGCGTCGGGAAAACGCCGACCCGGTAACTCCTTTCCCGGAAGCCGTTCGGTTTCTTCTCGCTTCGCTCGGGTCGAGCAGGTCTTTTCCTGCTCAACCGGAAATGTTTTCAACCCCATGTCACTCCTTGAGGCCCGTGGTGGACAGGCCCTCGATCAGGTAGCGCTGCGCGAGCAGGTAGGCGATCAGCACCGGGATGCTGGCGATGGCGGTCGAGGCCATCAGCTTGCCGTAGTCGGTCACGTAGCGCTGCGAGAAGGTGTTCACGCCGACGGGCAGCGTGAGCTTGTCCACGTCGGTGACCACGAAGGTCGGCCAGATGAAGTTGTTCCACGACCCCATGAAGGCGAACACGGCCAGCGTCACCAGCGACGGAATGCTCAGCGGCAGAATCACGTGCCACAGCACTTGCAGGCTGTTCGCCCCGTCGAGCCGCGCCGCTTCCTCCAGCTCGCGCGGCAGCCCCAGGAAAAACTGCCG from Deinococcus sp. HSC-46F16 includes the following:
- a CDS encoding glycoside hydrolase family 43 protein; this encodes MNFRTSASPLLAALLLGLGTSGAPAGAGGAEPLAQARPAAKPATYTNPVILDDFPDPFILRVGSTYYAYGTNSGGVDLPVLKSSDLVRWQRVGEGMGRLGAWATGGYTWAPEVARTGAGYVLYYTARHTESGRQCIGVAVSKLPTGPFNDANKAPLVCQLDLGGSIDASPFQDKDGQRYLYWKNDGNCCNQFTGIWVQKLSADGLKLTGKATDLLYNGALWEGNLIEAPQVYARAGKYYLFYSAADYNSDTYAVGYAVASSPTGPFRKLSREEPWLATKGKVAGPGGQGIITDGKGNPWLYYHAWTAGQVGYENGGQRSMRIDPLTWKNGLAVLRGPSLTPQVAPARP
- the glpK gene encoding glycerol kinase GlpK: MTRYVLALDQGTTSSRALLFDREGTVQALAQKEVPPHFPRPGWVEHDPAELWSTQVGVAQEALARAGARPADVAAIGITNQRETTLLWDRRTGEPLHRAIVWQDRRTAPLCGELRARGLETAFREKTGLLLDPYFSGTKLRWLLDHVPGARERAERGELAFGTVDSWLVYQLTGGELHVTDATNASRTLLYSLRTGSWDDELLALLGIPRALLPEVRPSSEVYGHTAAHLFGHRIPVAGIAGDQQAATFGQACLTPGMAKNTYGTGCFLLLNTGAQAVPSAHRLLTTVAWELGGERTYALEGSVFVAGAAVGWLRDGLGLIREAGEVEALAASVPTSGGVYFVPAFVGLGAPYWDPYARGTLVGLTRGTTGAHIARAALEATAFQSAEVLLAMRGDHATPLREVRVDGGGSRNALLMQVQADLLGVPVVRPRVTETTALGAALLAGLAVGFWEGVEDVARLWQEERVFEPALADDEREHRLARWRQAVERSRGWAEGEEDGEA
- a CDS encoding GGDEF domain-containing protein, which encodes MRRPRLRLLPPDPLRLVRWAPLLAASIGLVLLLRCGTASPFYVGLLLAVIAFGLLRLFGPARVRARLHAQFPVAYVLLLLGVWAVGLHVLPQHPATPMALLAALLHTTTLYVFFFLQRSPRVAARQSWVTLGAFLAVLLPRSWMSRDQGGPFDGWTLPLTLLIAHGTLILALRAFSEARAALAEEQARSRLLHDLAHRDPLTGLANRRALEQDLAGHPRRTGALLAVIDVDGLKRVNDSLGHAAGDDLLRRFAGGVARAVGPGGRAYRISGDEFALLIPGPATPDLEDLVETVAGEVRRTYPQAGASVGAAPWQPGESGGTWLARADRAMYRHKERDRSSTQPEDLN
- a CDS encoding M42 family metallopeptidase, whose amino-acid sequence is MSAPQPTPDTERLLAHLRGLVALTGPSGSEEDVIRAAHRAALPLADRVEVDAFGNVVAVREAADPDARRLILAAHLDEVGFRVRAVTPGGFLRLEKVGGTDDRILLAQRVHVRTAEGTLLGVIGTKSAHLLTDADRSRVVPQAELYVDVGARSAEEAAGMGIRIGDPVGFVGELTELGRGSGRYVAHALDDRAGAAVLLALLERYRNASPPVTLIVAFTTQEEVGLRGATAVARAHGADVALALDMTAADDTPEFAAPHLRLGGGPTVKVMDFSTLSHPAVRRGLEAAAQARGLSVQPELLRGIGTDAGALQHAGRGIPAGAVSVANRSTHSPVEVLDLADLLGALELLDGFVQGLPDLDLRFVALDE